In the bacterium genome, one interval contains:
- the tadA gene encoding Flp pilus assembly complex ATPase component TadA codes for MNKLQLAKTIAIIGPKAGVGKSVFASNLAYALEKQSKGKKVLILDLDPQDCGDISVLLGARVNTSLMELSKGAFKMLRTDLISQIHHHEKQIYTLQGSLSPNGLQNVDIKAFVRLLQLCQQEFDYLVVDLGSEFDAMATEVFEHSDAIYFVTTPEILTLHRANHALHEIQNMAFESSKIQLVVNRFDPKEAINEAVIQQKLNRNILALLPNASEAIRESVETGRPLFSYNPRYSYAQVVEEIARQFIKHHVTQQKNSNDQAKTFASINDDAIELQNSQNLAKQNDHYDEIKKKIHAQLIEVMDFRHLSVEEFIKQDEKSIEDLRVKTKETIFQLLDQIPEIKSRQERQFITKQVLDEALGLGPLEDLLADPSVTEIMVNRFDQIYVEQQGKLQKTKLKFTGDQQLLGVIERIVAPIGRRIDEKTPMVDARLTDGSRVHAIIPPLSIDGPMLTIRKFTKSILSPQHLIDLDAFTPEISDFLRACVQAKLNVLVSGGTGTGKTTLLNVLASFIPDHERIITVEDSAELQLAQEHVGRLESRPANLQGEGAIPIRELVRNTLRMRPDRIIIGECRGAEALDMLQAMNTGHDGSLATIHANTPKDCIARLETLVMFAGMELPSRAIREQIAGAVDLIIQLTRMSDGSRKITAVTEVLGMSKNKTEEVELQDIFIYKSEGLDKEGKVKGYFQATGLIPQFAQQFKQKGITMPKGLFSQ; via the coding sequence TTGAATAAGTTGCAACTGGCCAAAACCATAGCCATTATTGGTCCCAAAGCAGGTGTCGGCAAAAGTGTATTTGCCAGCAACTTGGCCTATGCCTTAGAAAAACAAAGCAAGGGTAAGAAAGTTCTCATTCTTGATTTAGATCCACAAGATTGCGGAGACATCAGTGTTCTTTTAGGTGCACGCGTTAACACCTCACTGATGGAATTAAGCAAGGGCGCTTTTAAGATGCTTCGTACCGACCTCATAAGCCAGATTCATCATCATGAAAAACAAATCTATACCCTGCAAGGCAGTTTATCGCCCAACGGTTTACAAAATGTCGATATCAAAGCTTTTGTACGCTTGCTGCAACTTTGCCAACAAGAATTTGATTACCTTGTTGTTGATTTAGGTAGCGAGTTTGATGCCATGGCCACTGAAGTTTTTGAACATTCAGATGCTATTTATTTTGTTACCACCCCAGAAATTTTAACCTTGCATCGAGCCAATCATGCCTTGCATGAAATTCAAAATATGGCCTTTGAGAGCAGCAAAATTCAATTGGTGGTTAACCGTTTTGATCCAAAAGAAGCCATCAATGAAGCGGTGATTCAACAAAAACTCAACCGTAATATCTTAGCTTTGTTGCCCAATGCATCTGAAGCCATTCGTGAATCGGTAGAAACTGGACGTCCTTTGTTTTCTTACAACCCTCGTTATTCTTACGCGCAAGTGGTTGAGGAAATTGCCCGACAATTCATTAAACATCATGTAACTCAACAAAAAAACAGTAATGACCAAGCTAAAACCTTTGCCAGTATCAACGACGATGCCATAGAGCTGCAAAACAGCCAGAACTTGGCCAAGCAAAATGATCATTATGATGAAATAAAAAAGAAAATTCATGCTCAATTGATTGAAGTCATGGACTTTAGACATTTGTCTGTAGAAGAGTTTATCAAACAAGATGAAAAATCTATTGAAGACTTGCGTGTTAAAACCAAAGAGACTATTTTTCAGCTTTTGGACCAAATTCCTGAAATCAAGTCCAGACAAGAGCGTCAATTCATCACCAAACAAGTTTTGGATGAAGCTTTAGGTTTAGGTCCTCTAGAAGACTTATTGGCTGATCCTTCAGTCACTGAAATCATGGTCAATCGCTTTGATCAAATTTATGTTGAACAACAGGGGAAACTGCAAAAAACCAAACTAAAGTTTACCGGTGATCAACAGCTCTTAGGCGTGATTGAAAGAATTGTAGCTCCCATTGGCAGACGGATTGATGAAAAAACACCTATGGTTGATGCCAGATTAACGGATGGCTCTCGAGTTCATGCCATTATTCCTCCCTTATCTATCGATGGGCCTATGTTAACCATTCGTAAATTCACCAAATCTATTTTGAGTCCTCAGCATTTGATTGACCTCGATGCTTTTACACCAGAAATATCAGATTTTTTACGGGCCTGTGTCCAAGCCAAGCTGAATGTTTTAGTTTCAGGGGGAACGGGCACCGGTAAAACAACTTTGCTAAATGTTCTGGCGAGTTTTATTCCAGACCATGAAAGAATCATTACCGTTGAAGATTCGGCAGAACTGCAACTGGCTCAAGAGCATGTTGGACGACTTGAATCCCGCCCAGCCAATTTGCAAGGAGAAGGCGCCATCCCTATTCGTGAGTTAGTGAGAAATACGCTAAGAATGCGTCCTGATAGAATTATCATTGGTGAGTGTAGAGGCGCTGAAGCTTTAGACATGTTACAAGCCATGAACACAGGTCATGATGGAAGCTTGGCCACCATTCACGCCAATACCCCAAAAGATTGTATTGCTCGCTTAGAAACCTTGGTTATGTTTGCCGGCATGGAACTGCCGTCACGCGCCATTCGCGAACAAATAGCAGGTGCTGTAGATTTAATTATTCAGTTAACGCGAATGTCTGACGGCAGTAGAAAAATTACTGCGGTCACTGAAGTGCTAGGCATGAGCAAAAATAAGACTGAAGAAGTTGAGCTGCAAGATATTTTTATTTATAAATCAGAAGGTTTGGACAAAGAAGGAAAAGTCAAAGGTTATTTTCAAGCCACAGGTCTCATCCCTCAATTTGCCCAGCAATTTAAACAAAAAGGCATAACCATGCCCAAAGGCTTATTCAGTCAATAA
- a CDS encoding pilus assembly protein → MKKTKANKGASVVEFALLMPIIFLLFLAFTEVIIFFQSASVTELAAFSAARSFQVYGDRDLASINYRHGQSAPYTHNQQSIAEASAEKIIFESLMWEHAKIKLDAPELLSNQRSYYDGDHVQYDGSSLSNTDGSVGINFIGCRGQDCAQGTGVKVYYCLPIIFPGAEILFSGALKKYPCKGQGMGRTYQGIAIQRQAYLGREPVSP, encoded by the coding sequence ATGAAAAAAACCAAGGCAAATAAAGGTGCTTCTGTTGTGGAATTTGCCTTATTGATGCCCATTATTTTCTTATTGTTTCTTGCCTTTACCGAAGTCATTATTTTTTTTCAAAGCGCCAGTGTTACTGAACTTGCTGCCTTTTCAGCAGCGAGAAGTTTTCAAGTGTATGGCGACCGCGATTTGGCCAGTATCAACTATCGCCACGGTCAAAGTGCCCCCTATACCCATAACCAACAAAGCATTGCTGAAGCCAGTGCAGAAAAAATTATTTTTGAAAGCCTGATGTGGGAGCATGCCAAAATTAAACTTGATGCTCCAGAGCTTTTATCCAATCAACGCAGTTATTACGATGGAGACCATGTTCAATATGACGGTTCAAGTCTGAGCAATACTGATGGCAGTGTTGGTATTAATTTTATTGGCTGTCGTGGACAAGATTGTGCGCAAGGTACTGGCGTAAAAGTTTATTATTGTTTGCCTATTATTTTTCCAGGCGCAGAAATTCTATTCTCTGGGGCTTTAAAAAAATACCCCTGCAAAGGACAAGGTATGGGAAGAACTTACCAAGGCATAGCTATTCAACGTCAAGCCTACTTAGGAAGGGAACCGGTATCACCCTAA
- a CDS encoding type II secretion system F family protein — MLLRILAQNTSNLANAPSSSMSSPSLIVGYINIILIALAIFFIIYSFYPLLEHKVYTTMQQHLDRCASLSEKMFIPLNQVLLRRGLFIVMLCALLLTLYLTWGFYWVSLILSIALLWLIWKLPIFILDFMWKRHMSMFDRQLVDGLNLMSNSLKSGLNLQQALAVLVKEMPKPLSQEFALVLSQKKLGLSIDQALEKMLERLPSNDLSIAIHSILILRETGGDLSETFDIIAHTIRERRKVDGKIEGLTAQGKMQGIILFSMPFAFGAFLYITNPQYIQPLFTTTLGWMFLVFAMILQTIGYFWVKKVISIDV, encoded by the coding sequence ATGTTACTCCGTATTCTTGCTCAAAACACCTCCAATCTGGCCAATGCACCTTCTTCATCGATGTCTTCTCCCTCACTGATTGTGGGTTATATCAATATCATTCTTATTGCACTGGCGATTTTTTTTATTATTTACTCTTTTTACCCACTCTTAGAGCATAAAGTTTATACCACCATGCAACAGCATCTAGATCGTTGCGCAAGTTTATCAGAAAAAATGTTTATCCCTTTAAACCAAGTTTTACTTCGTCGTGGCTTATTCATTGTCATGCTATGCGCTTTACTTTTAACTCTCTATCTGACTTGGGGCTTTTATTGGGTAAGTTTAATTCTCAGTATAGCTTTATTATGGTTGATATGGAAACTGCCCATCTTTATTTTAGACTTTATGTGGAAACGCCATATGTCCATGTTTGATCGACAATTGGTGGATGGTTTAAACCTGATGTCCAATTCACTTAAGTCTGGCTTAAATTTGCAACAAGCGCTTGCCGTCTTGGTAAAAGAAATGCCCAAGCCTTTATCTCAAGAGTTTGCTTTGGTGCTTTCACAAAAAAAATTAGGTTTAAGCATAGACCAAGCTTTAGAAAAAATGCTGGAGCGCTTGCCCAGTAATGACTTAAGCATTGCCATTCATTCAATTTTAATTTTACGTGAAACCGGTGGTGACTTAAGTGAAACCTTTGACATCATTGCCCACACCATCCGTGAACGCAGAAAAGTGGATGGTAAAATTGAGGGCCTGACCGCACAGGGAAAAATGCAGGGTATTATTTTATTTAGCATGCCCTTCGCTTTTGGCGCCTTTTTGTACATCACCAATCCCCAATACATTCAACCGCTGTTCACCACCACCC
- a CDS encoding pilus assembly protein N-terminal domain-containing protein: MKKERLLFHVFTVLALFFVLSPIVSSAKSQKEYLRVNNPKVKTYSFKVGNITIGNPKVVDFKADRKKNRITLFPKNPGTTLLMVYDQKDTQREVLELTVYSRDPNRLLDQIRQLLVDVEGINIKKLNNKIIIDGEVYLPSDKERIEKIKANMRNIVDLTRMSPNSDQVIAKKIQEEIGLDEVHVRSIRGKIVLEGEVYSPQASVKAEKIANLYSRNVINVLDLREVPRPPSMQPTIQINAHFVEVSKNFSKNFNFTWNPVPNIGTNLSYTLNPVSGSTNFNGSVTGSANNLLPKLNYFKSLGLARILENPSVSVKSGEVATIESGTRLGFPVAQGNGTVSLEFQNVGAKLKIRPYARGSDVDMSVEVKISSLGAPTVNGNVSITQNSVNTTQIVQSGESVVIGGLIRHAYRQFFDRPPTGGANATNSTELVDPFPLGSLFTLFKSNDLSKQRSQFLVFITPKILKYSKDSNQELKDQFNLYEVYPDANGSVDEIVNEVE, encoded by the coding sequence ATGAAAAAAGAACGCTTGTTATTTCATGTCTTTACCGTACTCGCTTTATTTTTTGTACTGAGCCCTATTGTCAGTTCAGCCAAAAGCCAAAAAGAATACCTTCGCGTGAACAACCCAAAAGTAAAAACTTACTCGTTTAAGGTTGGAAACATTACCATTGGTAACCCCAAAGTTGTTGATTTTAAAGCTGATCGAAAAAAAAATCGCATCACCTTGTTTCCTAAAAATCCTGGCACAACCTTGTTAATGGTTTATGATCAAAAAGATACCCAACGTGAGGTTTTAGAATTAACCGTTTATTCACGAGACCCCAACCGTTTGTTGGATCAAATCAGACAACTCTTGGTGGATGTTGAGGGGATCAATATTAAAAAGCTTAACAATAAAATCATTATTGATGGTGAAGTCTACCTGCCTTCAGACAAAGAACGCATTGAAAAAATAAAAGCCAATATGCGCAATATTGTTGATTTAACTCGAATGAGTCCCAACTCAGATCAAGTCATTGCTAAAAAAATTCAGGAAGAGATCGGTTTGGATGAAGTTCATGTAAGATCTATCAGAGGTAAGATTGTTTTAGAAGGTGAAGTGTACTCACCGCAAGCCTCGGTCAAGGCAGAAAAAATTGCCAACCTTTATTCTAGAAACGTTATCAATGTTTTGGATTTACGTGAAGTGCCCCGGCCGCCATCTATGCAACCTACCATTCAGATCAATGCCCACTTTGTTGAAGTGTCTAAAAATTTCTCTAAAAACTTCAACTTCACCTGGAATCCTGTTCCCAACATTGGTACCAACTTGTCCTACACTTTAAACCCTGTTTCCGGTAGTACCAATTTTAACGGCTCTGTCACCGGCTCTGCCAACAACCTACTACCCAAACTCAATTACTTTAAATCGTTGGGCTTGGCTCGCATCCTAGAAAACCCTTCAGTATCGGTTAAAAGTGGTGAGGTTGCCACCATAGAAAGTGGTACACGCCTTGGTTTTCCTGTTGCGCAAGGCAATGGCACCGTATCTTTGGAATTTCAAAATGTGGGCGCTAAATTAAAAATTCGCCCTTACGCTCGAGGCAGCGATGTGGATATGTCGGTTGAGGTAAAAATCAGCTCTTTGGGTGCACCCACGGTCAACGGCAATGTTTCCATTACACAAAACTCAGTCAACACCACACAAATTGTGCAATCGGGTGAGTCTGTTGTCATTGGCGGCTTAATCCGTCATGCGTATCGGCAGTTTTTTGATCGCCCACCAACAGGTGGTGCTAACGCCACCAACAGCACAGAACTGGTTGATCCCTTTCCTTTGGGGTCATTGTTCACACTGTTCAAGTCCAACGATTTAAGCAAACAGCGCAGTCAGTTTTTGGTCTTCATAACTCCTAAAATCTTAAAATATTCTAAAGACTCCAACCAAGAGCTTAAAGATCAGTTTAACCTGTATGAAGTTTATCCTGATGCCAACGGTAGCGTAGACGAAATCGTCAACGAGGTTGAATAA
- a CDS encoding GNAT family N-acetyltransferase, producing MSNHLNITLKHLNANDWQLYKTLRLQSLQQFPHYFSPSQDEIQFSPQDWQARLSNRHTANFALFNQKQAIGLTGIIKENLNPHSSTGILVASYIDINYQGQGLSNFFYQARIDWAKEQGLVELKIEHHQNNLACKHAHQKFGFQLLKTTHYIDSCGQEQTSEIYYLRLDQK from the coding sequence ATGTCTAATCATCTTAATATTACGCTTAAACATCTAAACGCAAACGATTGGCAACTTTATAAAACACTCCGTCTTCAATCACTCCAGCAATTTCCTCATTATTTTTCACCTTCTCAAGATGAAATACAATTCAGTCCTCAAGATTGGCAAGCACGCCTTAGCAATAGGCATACAGCAAACTTTGCTTTGTTCAATCAAAAACAGGCCATTGGTCTAACAGGCATCATCAAAGAAAACTTAAATCCACATAGCTCTACCGGCATACTGGTTGCTAGCTATATTGATATCAACTATCAAGGCCAGGGCTTATCCAATTTTTTTTATCAGGCACGCATTGATTGGGCTAAAGAACAAGGTTTAGTAGAGTTAAAAATTGAACACCATCAAAATAATTTAGCGTGTAAGCATGCCCATCAAAAATTTGGTTTTCAACTGTTAAAAACCACGCATTATATTGATTCATGCGGACAAGAACAAACATCAGAAATTTACTATTTAAGATTGGATCAAAAATAA
- a CDS encoding Flp family type IVb pilin, whose protein sequence is MKHFKLTLRKNKQKGQTALEYALVIGVISVGVIFAGRAIFGSKDSVTERLMNSAVEQAQSTLEDPGA, encoded by the coding sequence ATGAAACACTTTAAATTAACTTTAAGAAAGAACAAACAAAAGGGGCAAACCGCCTTAGAGTATGCTTTGGTGATTGGTGTGATTTCTGTAGGGGTCATTTTTGCTGGTCGTGCTATTTTTGGTTCAAAAGACAGTGTGACTGAACGCTTAATGAACAGTGCGGTAGAACAAGCACAAAGCACTCTGGAAGATCCAGGTGCTTAA
- a CDS encoding pilus assembly protein: MALINLFYKGARRSLGQSTVEMALMMPILAFLLLMIFQGFRLNDKASQRQIVDHDMKLKQFDHGNGTLDIAGSAINTDNTIDLISFDPVDDIGDILLDIGTNLAIDLGLNKVFSELDFFQKDTFISGAAKGAITESAHQLVNNGVDGFKFESVAWAAGTGGLASGQSSEFFQGKDVEASSWREALGSSVQYGAIGFTSSEGDPRQIALGAVQGLNTSDTVASFENTKFDILTGAAKGALQATVSGAVSGTLNGKTVLISSGLGAYNTKTVAEFIPLSNWRGDARQSAIFTASNAALSAWASGGDAASIATAGVTGAIGSHQTMVWKYQLKEAYKEKVNQHLNAAGLGASASFTSGAVETAATFTSFEQTLSQAISQAKSTQDINQYFQNPQTIEQASQVTQNMFSSQQAQDVVGQIIAATLMMQSQNNDNNTSNSSSSTGESP, from the coding sequence ATGGCACTAATAAATCTCTTTTACAAAGGTGCCAGGCGATCTTTAGGGCAGTCTACGGTGGAAATGGCTCTGATGATGCCGATTTTAGCTTTTCTTTTATTAATGATTTTTCAAGGGTTTAGACTCAATGATAAAGCCAGTCAAAGGCAAATTGTTGATCATGACATGAAACTCAAGCAATTTGATCACGGTAACGGAACCCTTGATATTGCGGGAAGCGCCATCAACACTGACAACACAATTGATTTAATTTCTTTTGATCCTGTCGATGATATAGGTGATATTCTCTTGGACATTGGCACCAACTTGGCTATTGATTTGGGTTTAAATAAAGTCTTTTCTGAACTGGATTTTTTTCAAAAAGATACCTTTATTTCTGGCGCCGCCAAAGGTGCCATCACGGAAAGTGCACATCAGTTGGTGAACAACGGTGTTGATGGTTTTAAATTTGAAAGTGTGGCTTGGGCAGCCGGAACCGGCGGTCTTGCCAGTGGTCAAAGCTCAGAGTTTTTTCAAGGGAAAGATGTTGAAGCTTCCAGTTGGCGAGAAGCTTTGGGTTCTTCTGTACAATATGGCGCCATTGGTTTTACCAGCAGTGAGGGGGACCCACGACAAATTGCCTTGGGTGCCGTGCAAGGACTCAATACCTCTGATACCGTTGCATCCTTTGAAAATACAAAGTTTGATATTTTAACGGGTGCTGCCAAAGGCGCTTTACAAGCCACGGTTAGTGGTGCCGTCAGCGGCACTCTCAATGGAAAAACCGTTCTCATTTCTTCTGGTTTGGGTGCTTACAACACCAAAACCGTGGCTGAGTTTATTCCTTTAAGTAACTGGCGCGGTGATGCCAGACAGTCTGCTATATTTACAGCTAGTAATGCCGCCCTTTCAGCATGGGCTTCTGGCGGAGATGCGGCCAGTATAGCTACCGCCGGCGTCACCGGTGCTATAGGCAGTCATCAGACCATGGTCTGGAAGTATCAACTCAAAGAAGCCTACAAAGAAAAAGTCAATCAACACCTTAATGCAGCCGGTTTAGGTGCCAGTGCAAGTTTTACCAGTGGTGCCGTTGAAACGGCGGCAACGTTTACTAGCTTTGAGCAAACCTTAAGCCAAGCGATATCTCAAGCAAAAAGCACACAAGACATTAATCAGTATTTTCAAAATCCACAAACCATAGAGCAAGCCAGTCAGGTCACTCAAAACATGTTTAGTTCACAACAAGCCCAAGATGTTGTTGGTCAAATCATTGCCGCAACCTTAATGATGCAAAGCCAAAACAATGACAATAATACCAGCAATTCTTCATCCAGTACTGGAGAGTCGCCATGA
- the katG gene encoding catalase/peroxidase HPI codes for MLKKNIFVMLLLALSLNTYAKQNSSDPLDPKSNQFWWPNRINLEALRQHSPESNPLDQGFDYAKAFSKIDLKQLKADIEKVMKTSQEWWPADYGHYGPFFIRMAWHSAGTYRTLDGRGGAAGGQLRFEPLNSWPDNANLDKARRLLWPIKKKYGRSLSWADLMVLTGNVALESMGFETLGFAGGRTDDWEADMVYWGPETTFLASKRHHRGRQLKKPLAATRMGLIYVNPEGPNGNGDPMAAAKDIRETFGRMAMNDEETVALIAGGHTFGKGHGAKKPEKCVGPAPAGEKIEAQGFGWKNKCGKGNAEDTITGGLEGAWSSNPIAWTNQYLDNLFAFDWVKKKQAGGGTVWIPKNKGTDKLVPDAHDKSKRHAPIMFTTDMSLKFDPAYKKIALRFQKNPKEFAQAFAQAWFKLTHRDMGPRSRYVGSEVPKETMTWQDPIPKREHKLISSRDIKKLKRAIKDTKISASELVRLAWASASTFRATDMRGGANGARIHLAPQNTWEVNEPKKTEASLKALKEIQAKFNKKNKRKQVSLADLIVLSGSVGIEMAANKGGYAITVPFSPGRMDATQEQTDVQSFAVLEPKADGFRNYYAKDNISSPIALMIDKSATLDLSAPEMTVLLGGLRVLDINTNGNNHGVLTQRKGILSNDFFINLLDMSTQWEKAKEDNVYIGTDRKSQAKKWTATSVDLMFGSSSELRAIAEVYAADDAKEKFVQDFVKVWTKVMELDRFDLAQR; via the coding sequence ATGTTGAAAAAAAACATCTTTGTCATGCTGTTGCTGGCCCTAAGTCTTAATACCTATGCCAAGCAGAACAGTTCAGATCCATTAGACCCCAAAAGCAATCAGTTTTGGTGGCCCAATAGAATAAACTTGGAGGCTTTACGTCAGCATAGCCCCGAGTCCAATCCTTTAGATCAAGGTTTTGATTATGCCAAAGCCTTTAGCAAAATTGATCTAAAACAACTTAAAGCTGATATTGAAAAAGTCATGAAAACCTCGCAAGAGTGGTGGCCCGCTGACTATGGTCACTATGGCCCATTTTTTATTAGAATGGCATGGCACAGTGCTGGAACATACAGAACCCTTGATGGTAGAGGTGGGGCTGCTGGGGGGCAACTCCGTTTTGAACCGCTAAACAGTTGGCCAGATAATGCCAACCTGGATAAAGCCAGACGTTTGTTATGGCCCATCAAGAAAAAGTATGGCCGCAGCTTATCATGGGCAGATTTGATGGTGTTAACCGGTAACGTTGCTTTAGAATCCATGGGCTTTGAAACCTTGGGGTTTGCCGGTGGTAGAACAGACGATTGGGAAGCTGATATGGTTTATTGGGGTCCAGAAACCACATTTTTGGCTTCAAAAAGACATCACCGTGGGCGCCAATTAAAAAAACCGCTAGCCGCTACCCGCATGGGCTTGATTTATGTGAATCCTGAAGGCCCAAATGGTAACGGAGACCCTATGGCTGCAGCCAAAGATATTCGAGAAACCTTTGGACGCATGGCCATGAATGATGAAGAAACTGTGGCTTTGATTGCTGGAGGCCACACCTTTGGTAAAGGTCATGGTGCTAAAAAACCAGAAAAATGTGTAGGGCCTGCACCCGCTGGAGAAAAAATTGAAGCACAAGGTTTTGGTTGGAAAAACAAATGTGGCAAAGGCAATGCTGAAGACACTATCACTGGCGGCCTCGAAGGAGCCTGGAGTTCCAACCCCATTGCCTGGACAAACCAATACTTAGACAATTTGTTTGCCTTTGATTGGGTAAAAAAGAAGCAAGCTGGGGGTGGAACCGTTTGGATACCTAAAAACAAAGGAACCGATAAACTGGTTCCCGATGCGCATGACAAAAGCAAACGCCATGCTCCCATCATGTTTACAACCGACATGTCTTTGAAGTTTGATCCGGCATACAAAAAAATAGCCTTGCGTTTTCAAAAAAACCCAAAAGAATTTGCGCAAGCCTTTGCCCAAGCATGGTTTAAGTTAACTCACAGAGATATGGGACCCAGAAGTCGTTACGTTGGATCAGAGGTTCCAAAAGAAACCATGACCTGGCAAGACCCTATTCCAAAAAGAGAACACAAGCTGATCTCATCTCGGGATATTAAAAAGTTAAAGCGTGCCATCAAAGATACCAAAATCAGTGCTTCTGAGTTGGTTCGTTTGGCTTGGGCCTCAGCTTCAACTTTCAGAGCCACCGACATGCGTGGTGGAGCCAATGGTGCCCGTATACACTTAGCTCCTCAAAATACTTGGGAGGTAAATGAGCCAAAAAAAACCGAAGCAAGCTTGAAAGCTTTAAAAGAAATTCAGGCCAAGTTTAACAAAAAAAATAAACGCAAGCAGGTCTCTTTGGCAGATTTAATTGTGCTATCAGGCTCAGTTGGTATTGAAATGGCGGCCAATAAAGGCGGATATGCCATCACGGTACCTTTTTCACCCGGCCGTATGGATGCAACTCAAGAACAAACAGATGTTCAATCCTTTGCTGTTTTAGAACCCAAAGCCGATGGCTTTAGAAACTACTATGCAAAAGACAACATCTCGTCACCCATTGCTTTGATGATTGATAAGTCAGCAACCTTAGATTTATCGGCACCAGAAATGACGGTGCTGTTGGGTGGCTTGCGTGTTTTGGACATCAATACTAATGGCAACAATCACGGTGTCCTAACCCAAAGAAAAGGCATTTTAAGCAATGACTTTTTTATCAATCTGTTGGATATGTCAACCCAATGGGAAAAAGCCAAAGAAGACAACGTGTATATTGGCACGGATCGTAAAAGCCAAGCCAAAAAATGGACGGCCACTTCTGTAGACTTGATGTTTGGTTCAAGTTCAGAACTTAGAGCCATTGCCGAAGTTTATGCTGCCGACGACGCCAAAGAAAAATTTGTTCAAGACTTTGTTAAAGTTTGGACAAAAGTCATGGAGCTCGATCGTTTCGATTTGGCTCAGCGCTAA
- a CDS encoding plastocyanin/azurin family copper-binding protein, giving the protein MPILKKTLPFLIFVFLLQNTSLAKDHIVKAYNHHNGQDMVFDPAFMHIQKGDRITFEVVDKNAGHNSQSIFTPDHAAAWNSPENKSFTHIFEQEGLYIYQCSTHAVMSMLGIIQVGKAHNLNAAKAFIEKNKSQWPIQSQRIDAYLKQAVTP; this is encoded by the coding sequence ATGCCTATATTGAAAAAAACTCTACCTTTTTTAATCTTTGTTTTTTTGCTGCAAAACACATCTTTGGCTAAAGATCATATCGTTAAAGCCTACAATCACCACAATGGACAAGACATGGTCTTTGACCCTGCTTTTATGCATATTCAAAAGGGCGATCGTATCACTTTTGAAGTTGTTGATAAAAATGCTGGTCATAACAGCCAATCTATTTTTACACCTGATCATGCTGCAGCTTGGAATAGCCCAGAAAATAAAAGCTTTACTCATATCTTTGAGCAAGAAGGCCTTTACATTTATCAATGCAGTACGCATGCAGTCATGTCCATGCTGGGCATTATTCAAGTGGGTAAAGCCCATAATTTAAACGCTGCTAAAGCCTTTATTGAAAAAAATAAATCTCAATGGCCTATTCAGTCACAAAGAATCGACGCCTATCTTAAGCAAGCCGTCACCCCTTAG
- the cpaB gene encoding Flp pilus assembly protein CpaB yields the protein MKNKKAFYIALAVALTGAILIKLALDSERKRLLGQYEQVTVVVAAKDILRYEIITQDMLALKRVPKPFVQPLAVIAGEEGKIIGFNMADATIKKGEQLTRTKLALIGEGGISPIIPSKMRACTVAVNEVSGVAGLIRNRDTVDVIGIFRTLDKQTRLAKNVEAKTLLQNIQVLAVGKNYVFDRPSQAGQNKAGKNSLFSSMQNQTTFSNVTLLLTPKQCMDLAVAQQIGDLSLSLRSYHDRLSTELNEALEKEKSTSQSVTGITQPLQIGNKAKWLEVRGGQSSYVP from the coding sequence ATGAAAAATAAAAAAGCTTTTTATATTGCTTTGGCTGTTGCCTTGACCGGTGCCATTTTAATTAAATTAGCGCTTGATAGTGAACGTAAACGTTTATTAGGTCAATATGAGCAAGTTACGGTTGTTGTTGCCGCAAAAGATATCTTACGCTATGAAATTATCACTCAAGATATGCTAGCTTTAAAGCGTGTTCCTAAACCCTTTGTGCAACCTTTAGCAGTGATTGCTGGTGAAGAAGGAAAAATCATTGGTTTTAATATGGCTGATGCCACCATCAAAAAAGGTGAACAACTAACAAGAACTAAACTGGCGCTTATTGGTGAGGGCGGTATCTCTCCCATTATCCCCTCTAAAATGCGCGCTTGTACTGTTGCTGTAAATGAAGTGTCTGGTGTGGCCGGGCTTATTCGTAATCGTGATACTGTCGACGTCATTGGTATTTTTAGAACCTTGGATAAGCAAACCCGTCTTGCAAAAAATGTAGAAGCCAAAACCCTGTTGCAAAACATTCAAGTTTTAGCGGTAGGAAAAAATTATGTTTTTGATCGTCCTAGCCAAGCGGGTCAAAATAAAGCTGGTAAAAACAGTTTATTCAGCAGCATGCAAAACCAAACCACATTTTCCAATGTAACCTTGTTGCTCACTCCTAAACAATGCATGGACTTGGCCGTTGCCCAGCAAATTGGAGACTTAAGCTTATCTTTACGCTCATACCATGACCGTTTATCGACTGAACTCAATGAAGCCTTAGAAAAAGAAAAAAGCACCTCTCAATCGGTCACAGGGATTACCCAACCCTTACAAATTGGGAATAAAGCCAAATGGTTAGAAGTTAGAGGAGGCCAAAGCAGCTATGTTCCATAA